Proteins co-encoded in one Sulfurimonas sp. HSL1-2 genomic window:
- a CDS encoding DUF465 domain-containing protein: MLHEYREIITKMKEDGSANAHFLKIFERHNELDDLITKGESGQIPMDDVEIEKLKKEKLLLKDEAYAEIIKYKKENNL; this comes from the coding sequence ATGCTGCACGAATACCGTGAAATCATCACCAAGATGAAGGAAGACGGAAGCGCCAATGCGCATTTTCTGAAAATTTTCGAGCGTCACAACGAGCTGGACGATCTGATCACGAAGGGTGAAAGCGGTCAGATCCCGATGGATGACGTCGAGATCGAAAAACTGAAAAAAGAGAAGCTGCTGCTCAAGGACGAGGCGTACGCCGAGATCATCAAGTACAAAAAAGAAAACAACCTCTAA
- a CDS encoding oligosaccharide flippase family protein gives MTGSSVAQAIPIAISPVLTRIYSPQDFGLFAVFVAVVALFSAIAGGRYEMAVLLPDSDEDALSILALAALLVTGVSIVLLLLTVLFGAQVSALVPEAGLDVWLYWVPPAVFLTAFFNLMTAYGNRLGDYTLIAKATVLKSIILAAVQIGLGVMKSGAFGLIAGQIVSNFAATVRMIMRGVDLKSMQRVSWSSMKRLALSHANFPKYQVPHVFLNTFSSQLPVYLFSTFFTASIVGLYALGTRVVFGPAMIISASMAKVFNAEAAALRNTQGDVHGLAVNLSRKSALVLAGPFALFVLFAPELFSLIFGEQWREAGVYTQILSPWLFMVFIVSMIAYIPNLYAQQKTALRIEIVYSLLRLASLGAGALYGDVYLALALFSASGVVMLTFNLFWMLHLTKGAQ, from the coding sequence ATGACGGGAAGTTCCGTTGCCCAGGCGATCCCGATCGCCATCAGCCCGGTTCTGACCCGGATCTATTCTCCGCAGGATTTCGGACTCTTTGCCGTTTTTGTCGCCGTCGTTGCGCTTTTCAGCGCTATAGCGGGCGGGCGCTACGAGATGGCTGTCCTGCTGCCTGATTCGGACGAGGATGCCCTCAGCATCCTGGCGCTGGCCGCGTTGCTGGTGACGGGGGTAAGCATCGTGCTGCTTCTGCTTACGGTGCTTTTCGGTGCGCAGGTGTCCGCTCTGGTGCCGGAGGCGGGGCTGGACGTTTGGCTTTACTGGGTCCCGCCGGCGGTTTTCCTGACCGCCTTTTTCAACTTGATGACGGCGTACGGCAACCGCCTGGGCGATTACACGCTGATCGCCAAGGCCACCGTATTGAAATCGATCATACTTGCGGCGGTGCAAATCGGTCTCGGCGTGATGAAGTCCGGCGCTTTCGGGCTTATTGCGGGTCAGATCGTTTCCAATTTTGCCGCGACGGTTCGGATGATTATGCGCGGAGTCGATCTAAAAAGCATGCAACGGGTCTCCTGGTCGTCGATGAAACGGCTTGCGCTGAGCCATGCCAATTTTCCGAAGTACCAGGTACCGCATGTGTTCCTCAACACCTTTTCGTCCCAACTGCCGGTGTATCTCTTCAGCACATTTTTTACCGCTTCGATTGTGGGGTTGTATGCCCTGGGTACCCGGGTCGTCTTTGGCCCGGCCATGATCATCTCTGCCTCCATGGCCAAGGTGTTCAATGCCGAGGCGGCGGCACTCCGTAACACACAGGGGGATGTCCACGGGCTGGCGGTCAACCTCTCCAGAAAGAGCGCACTGGTTTTGGCCGGGCCGTTTGCGCTGTTTGTCCTGTTCGCGCCGGAGCTTTTTTCACTGATTTTCGGGGAGCAGTGGCGGGAAGCTGGGGTCTATACGCAGATCCTCTCCCCCTGGCTCTTCATGGTGTTCATCGTGTCGATGATCGCTTACATTCCGAACCTTTACGCTCAGCAGAAGACTGCGCTCCGGATCGAGATTGTCTATTCGCTTTTGCGGCTTGCGTCACTGGGAGCCGGCGCGCTGTACGGCGATGTCTATCTCGCACTGGCGCTTTTCAGTGCCAGCGGCGTCGTGATGCTCACTTTTAACTTGTTCTGGATGCTGCATCTGACGAAAGGAGCGCAGTAG
- a CDS encoding acyltransferase, producing the protein MPFFVHESAFVDDAVSIGDATKIWHFCHILSHTRIGCQCSFGQNCVVGPKVVIGNGVKVQNNVSIYEGVEIEDDVFLGPSMVFTNVINPRAFVVRKTEFKKTLLRRGCTVGANATIVCGVTIGRYAMIGAGAVVTKDVPDFALVTGVPAKQIGWVSQAGNRLVLDENGEALDPYDNSRYRLSGGRLMTL; encoded by the coding sequence GTGCCGTTTTTTGTGCATGAATCCGCGTTTGTCGATGATGCGGTCTCTATCGGGGATGCGACGAAGATCTGGCATTTCTGCCATATTCTGTCGCACACCCGCATCGGGTGTCAATGTTCGTTCGGCCAGAACTGCGTCGTCGGCCCGAAAGTCGTCATCGGCAACGGCGTGAAGGTGCAGAACAACGTCAGCATCTATGAAGGGGTTGAAATAGAGGATGACGTTTTTCTGGGGCCTTCGATGGTCTTTACCAACGTCATCAACCCCCGCGCCTTCGTCGTCCGCAAGACGGAGTTCAAAAAAACGCTGCTCAGGCGCGGATGTACGGTCGGGGCCAATGCGACGATCGTTTGCGGGGTGACGATCGGTCGCTATGCGATGATCGGCGCCGGGGCTGTCGTGACGAAGGACGTGCCTGATTTCGCACTGGTGACCGGGGTACCGGCAAAGCAGATCGGCTGGGTAAGCCAGGCGGGGAACCGGCTGGTGCTTGACGAGAACGGCGAGGCGCTTGACCCTTACGACAATTCGCGCTATCGCCTCAGCGGCGGCCGGTTAATGACACTGTAA
- a CDS encoding glycosyltransferase: MTLLLIGNHGSVFPGEVTRKLRDSGIGVSHVDFVSLAVERGDGTDMTYAGLLRNSRLPAKLQSLARIGVLAKMLEESSEDIVHFHYARWFYFLLVPVIRWLGKPVAVTVYGSDYYRIPRWKRWLQRRFFHAVDAVTFTNEATMRSLLAEDGTLEAKCSVTRFGLTPLEAIDRYSGTDKERMRQALGVPAFPVTVCCGYNANAGQQHLKMIDALQKLPEPLRRTTLFLFPLTYGGSEPYKQSVISALKASGLHYTVLETFLHGELNAYVRLLPDIMVNMLVSDQLSGSMQEHLYAGNCVIAGTWLPYGVFEQRGVVMARADSFDALPRILAEQIGNLHVCEQYRDGNRRAIASLSRWDEVLGAWEALYAHLLRGKG; this comes from the coding sequence ATGACCCTGCTGCTGATCGGAAACCACGGGAGTGTTTTCCCCGGCGAAGTGACCCGAAAACTGCGTGATAGCGGCATCGGTGTTTCCCATGTGGATTTTGTATCGCTTGCCGTTGAACGCGGGGACGGCACGGATATGACCTATGCCGGTCTGCTTCGGAACAGCCGGCTTCCGGCGAAGCTGCAGAGCCTCGCACGGATAGGTGTCTTGGCGAAAATGCTTGAGGAGTCGTCCGAGGATATCGTGCATTTCCATTATGCCCGGTGGTTCTACTTTTTGCTTGTACCGGTCATCAGATGGCTGGGGAAACCTGTCGCCGTGACGGTGTACGGCAGCGATTACTACCGCATTCCCCGCTGGAAACGCTGGCTGCAGCGCCGCTTTTTTCATGCCGTCGACGCCGTGACGTTCACCAATGAGGCAACGATGCGCTCGCTGCTCGCCGAAGACGGGACGCTGGAGGCGAAGTGCTCCGTCACCCGTTTCGGACTCACACCGCTTGAGGCGATCGACCGGTACAGCGGGACAGACAAGGAACGCATGAGGCAGGCCCTTGGCGTGCCGGCATTCCCCGTGACGGTTTGCTGCGGCTACAATGCCAATGCCGGCCAGCAGCACCTGAAAATGATCGATGCGCTTCAAAAGCTCCCGGAGCCGCTGCGCCGCACGACGCTCTTCCTGTTTCCGCTGACCTACGGGGGGAGCGAACCGTACAAGCAGAGCGTCATAAGCGCGTTGAAGGCGAGCGGGCTGCACTATACGGTCCTGGAGACCTTTTTACACGGTGAGCTGAATGCCTATGTCCGGCTTCTGCCCGATATCATGGTCAACATGCTTGTCAGCGATCAGCTGTCGGGGTCGATGCAGGAGCATCTGTATGCCGGCAATTGCGTCATTGCAGGCACATGGCTTCCCTATGGCGTTTTTGAGCAGAGAGGGGTCGTCATGGCGCGGGCGGATTCTTTTGACGCATTGCCCCGGATACTGGCGGAGCAGATCGGGAATCTGCATGTGTGTGAACAGTATCGTGACGGGAACAGGCGGGCCATCGCATCGCTGTCGCGCTGGGATGAGGTGCTCGGGGCGTGGGAAGCACTGTATGCGCATCTGCTGAGGGGAAAAGGATGA
- the arsC gene encoding arsenate reductase (glutaredoxin) (This arsenate reductase requires both glutathione and glutaredoxin to convert arsenate to arsenite, after which the efflux transporter formed by ArsA and ArsB can extrude the arsenite from the cell, providing resistance.) has product MHSTVTIWHNPRCGKSREALKLLEEEGITPEIVRYLDDVPTETQLRDLLAMLGIGARDLMRTKEAIYKELGLKDVTDEAALIKAMTEHPKLIERPVVITNGKAVIGRPPEKVVDLVKA; this is encoded by the coding sequence ATGCATTCGACAGTGACCATCTGGCACAACCCCCGCTGCGGCAAATCCCGCGAAGCCCTGAAACTGCTGGAGGAAGAGGGGATCACCCCGGAGATCGTCCGCTACCTCGACGACGTTCCGACCGAGACGCAGCTGCGCGATCTCCTGGCGATGCTCGGCATCGGTGCGCGCGATCTGATGCGTACGAAAGAGGCCATTTATAAGGAGCTCGGTCTCAAAGACGTCACTGACGAAGCTGCCCTGATCAAAGCCATGACGGAGCATCCGAAACTGATTGAGCGTCCCGTCGTCATTACAAACGGGAAAGCCGTTATCGGGCGTCCGCCGGAAAAAGTGGTCGATCTGGTAAAAGCGTAG
- a CDS encoding asparagine synthase-related protein translates to MAGIYGVIAREALPEVREVYRLFFSASVEGTRNEEIVAGRMLFGRSVPDRFDRDRVLYEEGDVIIAFEGVCYNLGAPYDHMGKMLLALYREKGTGFVEEIDGNFSGFLLDRRTNTLLLFTDHLNTKPLYFFQNDAYFVFASELKVLSALLPRLGIKTAPDRNGILSLAAFGYVLDNATLLEDVRKLPYGTLMTLDIERWKVTQAHYFDFSAIGENAPESEAEMIERIDTLLTAGVAAQWRKDEAYGYKHYLFLSGGLDSRVNALLAHELGFTETTALTFAQRQSDDAVIAGRIAADYGFDYRFMPLDGGHYLEGDLTRFVAAGDGMNLLIGSAAGFDFLSRMDHRAYGTLHTGQIGDLLFGSYVKPSFSLQQAALTKERSLLESIEWFEPLRQRYENRPELFGYEQRVMHGTFNGDRSLAHFTDISSPFYNKELIRYCFGMPKAAKLHEGIYLKWINARHPSIAKYVWEQAGVRPTSVRKTVWGRQWKRYQNALRRRLGLSINDMNPFDQWYHGNPRLRKNLDTVFRERIEEVTDPMLRTLLLEMYAPPQERGHYGRYNKYLAVTVLLALELHFPGGKR, encoded by the coding sequence GTGGCGGGAATTTACGGGGTCATTGCCAGGGAGGCCCTGCCGGAGGTCCGGGAGGTCTACCGTCTCTTCTTTTCCGCATCGGTCGAGGGGACGCGCAACGAGGAGATCGTTGCGGGGCGGATGCTGTTCGGCCGGAGCGTTCCCGACCGTTTCGACAGGGACCGTGTCCTGTATGAGGAGGGGGACGTCATTATCGCGTTTGAGGGGGTCTGTTACAATCTTGGGGCTCCCTATGACCATATGGGGAAAATGCTTCTGGCGCTCTACCGGGAAAAAGGTACAGGCTTTGTCGAGGAGATCGACGGCAATTTCAGCGGCTTTCTCCTGGACAGACGCACCAACACGCTGCTGCTCTTTACGGATCATCTCAATACCAAGCCGCTCTATTTTTTCCAAAATGATGCCTATTTCGTTTTTGCCTCGGAGCTGAAGGTTCTGAGTGCTTTGCTGCCCCGCCTCGGGATCAAAACGGCGCCGGACCGCAACGGGATTTTGTCGTTGGCCGCTTTCGGCTATGTGCTCGATAATGCGACACTGCTTGAAGACGTCAGGAAGCTCCCCTACGGAACCCTGATGACGCTGGACATTGAGCGCTGGAAGGTGACGCAGGCACACTATTTCGACTTCTCCGCCATCGGGGAGAATGCGCCGGAGAGCGAGGCGGAGATGATCGAGCGCATCGATACGCTGCTGACGGCCGGTGTCGCCGCACAGTGGCGCAAGGACGAAGCGTACGGGTACAAGCACTATCTCTTTCTCAGCGGCGGGCTGGACAGCCGCGTCAACGCCCTGCTGGCCCATGAACTCGGTTTTACGGAGACAACAGCACTGACGTTTGCGCAGCGGCAGAGCGATGACGCGGTCATCGCCGGACGGATCGCCGCGGATTACGGGTTCGACTACCGGTTCATGCCCCTGGACGGCGGGCATTATCTCGAAGGGGACCTGACGCGCTTCGTTGCGGCCGGTGACGGGATGAACCTGCTGATCGGTTCCGCCGCCGGGTTCGATTTCCTCAGCCGGATGGACCACCGTGCTTACGGGACGCTTCATACGGGACAGATAGGGGACCTGCTTTTCGGCTCGTACGTCAAGCCGTCTTTCTCGCTTCAGCAGGCTGCATTGACAAAGGAGCGGTCGCTGCTGGAGTCGATCGAGTGGTTTGAACCGCTGCGGCAGCGCTATGAAAACCGGCCGGAGCTCTTCGGGTACGAACAGCGGGTCATGCACGGCACGTTCAACGGCGACCGGAGCCTGGCGCACTTTACCGATATCAGTTCCCCTTTTTACAACAAGGAGCTGATCCGCTACTGCTTCGGTATGCCCAAAGCGGCAAAGCTGCATGAAGGCATCTACCTGAAGTGGATCAACGCCCGGCATCCATCTATTGCAAAGTATGTCTGGGAACAGGCCGGTGTCCGGCCGACGTCCGTGCGGAAAACGGTGTGGGGAAGGCAGTGGAAGCGCTACCAGAACGCACTGCGGCGCCGGCTCGGACTGAGCATTAACGATATGAACCCGTTTGACCAGTGGTACCACGGCAATCCCCGCCTGCGGAAGAACCTCGATACGGTTTTCCGTGAGCGCATCGAGGAGGTTACAGACCCGATGCTGCGCACGCTGCTGCTGGAGATGTATGCGCCTCCCCAGGAGCGGGGTCATTACGGGCGGTATAACAAATACCTCGCCGTGACCGTACTTCTGGCGCTCGAACTGCATTTTCCGGGAGGCAAGCGATGA
- a CDS encoding Gfo/Idh/MocA family oxidoreductase, translated as MKNFALIGAAGYIAPRHMKAIKETGNDLIAALDRCDSVGIIDSYFPEASFFTEYERFDRFVDKWHRSHNDRIEYVSICSPNYLHDSHIRFALKSGADAICEKPLVLNPHNIDQLKIIEEETGKKVYNILQLRLHPSIIALKERVARELSENPGKVYDIDLTYLTSRGKWYFISWKGDESKSGGIASNIGVHFYDMLTWIFGGVEENIVHLKTPYANAGMLRLKHANVRWFLSVVYDYIPDEIKAQGQRTYRSITVDGEEIEFSGGFTDLHTRSYEEILAGNGFGLEEAYGSIETVAAIRNLSPVGLHGEYHPFCKKVEV; from the coding sequence ATGAAGAATTTTGCGCTGATCGGCGCGGCCGGGTATATCGCGCCGCGCCATATGAAAGCGATCAAAGAGACGGGCAACGACCTGATCGCGGCCCTCGACCGCTGCGACAGCGTCGGCATCATTGACAGCTATTTCCCGGAGGCCAGTTTCTTTACGGAGTATGAGCGCTTTGACCGATTCGTCGACAAATGGCACCGCAGTCACAACGACCGCATCGAATACGTCAGCATCTGCTCACCGAACTATCTGCATGACAGCCATATCCGGTTTGCGCTCAAAAGCGGTGCGGACGCCATCTGCGAAAAACCGCTCGTGCTCAACCCCCATAACATCGACCAGTTGAAGATCATCGAAGAAGAAACGGGCAAAAAGGTCTATAACATTCTCCAGCTGCGGCTGCACCCCTCCATCATCGCCCTGAAGGAGCGAGTGGCGCGGGAACTGTCGGAGAACCCGGGGAAGGTCTACGACATCGATTTGACCTACCTGACGTCGCGCGGCAAATGGTACTTTATCAGCTGGAAGGGCGACGAAAGCAAAAGCGGCGGGATCGCCAGTAACATCGGGGTGCATTTTTACGACATGCTCACCTGGATTTTCGGCGGCGTCGAAGAGAATATCGTCCATCTCAAAACGCCGTATGCCAACGCGGGGATGCTTCGTCTCAAACATGCCAACGTCCGGTGGTTTCTCTCTGTCGTCTACGATTACATTCCCGACGAAATCAAGGCCCAGGGGCAGCGTACCTACCGTTCGATCACGGTGGACGGTGAGGAGATCGAGTTCAGCGGCGGTTTTACGGACCTGCATACGCGCTCGTACGAAGAGATCCTCGCCGGCAACGGTTTCGGACTGGAGGAGGCGTACGGTTCCATAGAAACCGTCGCCGCGATCCGGAACCTGTCGCCGGTCGGCCTGCACGGCGAGTATCATCCCTTCTGCAAAAAGGTGGAGGTCTGA
- a CDS encoding DUF1538 domain-containing protein produces MEQLRLFLIMLKGSFTDLAPIIAVIAFFQIFILQQMPDNLLSVATGLFIVAVGLALFIQGLEVGIFPVGENLAQEFARKGSAFWLLLFAFLIGFSTTIAEPALIAIADKAAVISDGKIDSLVLRLTVAFSVGFAIALGTFRILTGHPIHFYIITGYVIVVLLTFFVPPEIVGLAYDSGGVTTSTVTVPLVAALGVGLASSIRGRNPVIDGFGLIAFASLTPMIFVQVYGIVVYASGNGEAIAAVAQSVSEHVEHSRTIGQQALALLLELFDVIKDVLPILGVIFFFQYAIIKKQVPYLRRIVFGIVLVILGLYAFIVGLEMGLFPIGETMALQLTEQDNRLLIYLFAFLIGFSTTMAEPALLAIAIKVEEISAGKIRQMVLRIAVALGVAVGIALGAYRIVAGDPIHYYIIAGYIVVIILTYFAPRYIIPIAYDSGGVTTSTVTVPLVAALGLGLATNIEGRSPLIDGFGLIAFASLFPMITVMAYGVITELSARSTKTQYKEEFE; encoded by the coding sequence ATGGAACAACTCAGACTCTTTTTGATCATGCTCAAAGGCTCCTTCACTGACCTGGCTCCCATCATCGCCGTCATCGCCTTTTTCCAGATCTTCATCCTGCAGCAGATGCCCGACAATCTGCTCTCTGTCGCGACGGGACTTTTCATCGTCGCCGTAGGGCTCGCGCTGTTTATCCAGGGGCTGGAAGTCGGTATCTTCCCCGTCGGGGAGAACCTCGCGCAGGAGTTCGCGCGCAAGGGCTCCGCGTTCTGGCTGCTGCTCTTCGCCTTTCTCATCGGTTTTTCGACAACCATTGCCGAACCGGCCCTGATCGCCATCGCCGACAAGGCGGCGGTCATCAGCGACGGGAAGATCGACTCTTTGGTACTGCGGCTGACCGTTGCTTTTTCGGTCGGTTTCGCCATCGCCCTGGGGACGTTCCGCATCCTGACGGGCCATCCCATCCACTTCTATATCATTACCGGCTATGTCATCGTCGTCCTGCTGACCTTCTTCGTCCCCCCGGAGATCGTCGGGCTCGCCTACGACAGCGGCGGGGTAACGACGTCGACGGTGACCGTTCCCCTGGTCGCAGCGCTCGGCGTGGGGCTCGCGAGCAGTATCCGCGGGCGGAACCCGGTTATCGACGGTTTCGGGCTGATCGCCTTTGCCTCGCTGACGCCGATGATCTTCGTACAGGTCTACGGGATCGTCGTTTACGCTTCCGGCAACGGCGAGGCGATTGCCGCCGTGGCGCAGAGCGTATCGGAGCACGTGGAACACAGCCGTACCATCGGTCAGCAGGCACTGGCGCTGCTGCTTGAGCTCTTTGATGTCATCAAGGACGTGCTGCCTATTCTGGGCGTGATTTTCTTTTTCCAGTATGCCATTATCAAGAAACAGGTGCCCTACCTGCGCCGCATCGTTTTCGGTATCGTGCTGGTGATCCTGGGGCTGTATGCTTTTATCGTGGGACTTGAGATGGGGCTCTTCCCTATCGGGGAAACGATGGCGCTGCAGCTCACGGAGCAGGATAACCGGCTGCTCATCTACCTGTTCGCCTTTCTGATCGGCTTCTCGACGACGATGGCGGAGCCGGCGCTGCTCGCGATCGCGATCAAGGTCGAGGAGATCTCCGCCGGGAAAATCCGGCAGATGGTCCTGCGGATCGCCGTGGCCCTCGGGGTGGCGGTGGGCATCGCGCTGGGGGCGTACCGTATCGTGGCTGGGGATCCCATCCACTACTACATTATCGCGGGGTACATCGTCGTCATCATTCTGACCTATTTCGCCCCGCGCTACATCATCCCGATCGCCTACGACAGCGGCGGGGTGACGACGTCGACGGTTACCGTGCCGCTCGTTGCGGCACTGGGGCTGGGGCTGGCGACCAACATCGAGGGGCGGAGCCCGCTCATTGACGGCTTCGGGCTGATCGCGTTTGCGTCACTTTTCCCGATGATCACCGTCATGGCCTACGGGGTGATTACGGAACTGAGTGCCAGGAGCACAAAAACTCAATACAAGGAGGAGTTTGAATGA
- a CDS encoding CBS domain-containing protein — MKLITVRDIMTPADEIAMISPYATVRELINMMDTRSVRSVIVERTSDNDAYGIVTYSNILEAIYSNDGDMDLLNVYDIASKPMVQIVPDLDIRYAAQLMINQKIKHLSVTWEGRLTGVISMTDIARVLMEEARADM; from the coding sequence ATGAAACTGATAACAGTGCGGGATATTATGACGCCGGCGGACGAGATCGCGATGATTTCGCCCTATGCCACGGTACGTGAGCTGATCAACATGATGGATACGCGGAGCGTACGCTCGGTCATCGTTGAGCGTACCAGCGATAACGACGCCTACGGGATCGTCACCTACTCCAATATCCTGGAGGCGATCTACAGCAACGACGGCGATATGGACCTGCTGAACGTCTACGACATCGCCAGTAAGCCGATGGTGCAGATCGTACCGGACCTCGACATCCGCTACGCGGCACAGCTCATGATCAACCAGAAGATCAAGCACCTCTCCGTCACCTGGGAAGGGCGCCTGACGGGGGTGATCAGCATGACGGATATCGCCCGGGTCCTGATGGAGGAAGCGCGCGCCGATATGTAA
- the asnB gene encoding asparagine synthase (glutamine-hydrolyzing), which translates to MCAVFGILGDYDPAMARRGLAALAHRGPDYCGIVEERGLFFAQHRLSIRDLHERSHQPLREGNVLLSFNGEIYNYREIAETLQLKAATEAETVLAAYLRWGIDCVHRFRGMFALAIYDDGTLHLLRDRLGKKPLFFAKQKERFVFASEIKGILPFLSRVRMNDDAMMGFLSHQAPTAPHTFFEGIEKIAPGELITVTNGSVSRRFYYCLLEHAEPVDESSAPQRIEARMEESIAMRLEADVPVAALLSGGIDSAAVNAFAKKLGRPLQTFSLGYAERWNYDESESAAETARILGVNNTKITIGQTDFIDAIDPVMDALDEPLNDPAAIPLYLLFGAIKKEGYRVVLSGEGGDELFLGYRQYFDYLDIEQLASLQRKAWLKKFFHGHFSVNREWEWYKRAFDDTLLFRGAGEKFTDLQKNALMRRNVRDEEGLRFIQPERDRFDASRWTHPAQWYSYLDLRHLQAEYYLAKLDRVSMAHGIESRTPMLDHRLAETVFGTSAALKIGNGRPKALLKQIMQPYLGDAILNRKKKGFASPYMEYLHASGKIDLITEVNEQTGLFKKEMLARYIDAAVKRGRFKQQVWSLFVLSHWMKKHLL; encoded by the coding sequence ATGTGTGCTGTCTTCGGCATCCTCGGCGACTACGATCCTGCAATGGCCCGCAGGGGTCTCGCCGCGCTGGCGCACCGCGGGCCGGACTACTGCGGAATCGTCGAGGAGCGGGGGCTTTTTTTCGCCCAGCACCGCCTGAGCATCCGCGACCTGCATGAGCGCTCCCACCAGCCGCTGCGCGAAGGCAATGTCCTGCTCAGTTTCAACGGGGAGATCTACAACTACCGTGAAATCGCGGAAACGCTGCAGCTCAAAGCAGCTACGGAAGCCGAAACCGTTCTGGCGGCCTACCTGCGCTGGGGCATCGACTGTGTCCACCGGTTCCGCGGCATGTTCGCCCTGGCAATCTACGACGACGGGACCCTCCACCTGCTCCGCGACCGGCTCGGGAAAAAGCCCCTCTTTTTTGCCAAACAGAAAGAGCGTTTCGTATTTGCGTCGGAGATCAAAGGTATCCTCCCTTTCCTTTCTCGCGTCAGAATGAACGACGATGCAATGATGGGTTTTCTCTCCCACCAGGCCCCTACAGCGCCCCATACCTTCTTCGAAGGCATCGAAAAAATCGCGCCCGGAGAGCTCATAACAGTGACAAACGGCAGCGTTAGCCGGCGTTTCTACTACTGTTTGCTCGAACATGCCGAACCGGTGGATGAAAGCAGTGCCCCGCAGCGTATCGAAGCACGTATGGAAGAGAGCATCGCGATGCGCCTCGAGGCCGACGTCCCCGTCGCGGCACTGCTCAGCGGCGGGATCGACAGCGCCGCCGTGAACGCCTTTGCCAAGAAACTCGGCCGTCCGCTGCAGACCTTCAGCCTGGGCTACGCAGAGCGCTGGAACTACGACGAGAGCGAGAGTGCCGCCGAAACAGCACGCATCCTGGGGGTAAACAATACGAAGATCACCATCGGACAGACCGACTTCATCGATGCCATCGACCCGGTCATGGACGCCCTCGACGAGCCCCTGAACGACCCTGCGGCGATTCCGCTCTATCTCCTCTTCGGCGCCATCAAAAAAGAGGGGTACCGCGTCGTGCTCAGCGGCGAGGGGGGAGACGAACTCTTCCTGGGCTACCGGCAGTATTTCGACTACCTCGATATCGAGCAGCTGGCTTCCCTGCAGCGCAAGGCATGGCTGAAGAAGTTTTTTCACGGCCACTTCTCCGTCAACCGCGAATGGGAGTGGTACAAGCGCGCCTTCGACGATACGCTTCTTTTCCGGGGGGCGGGTGAAAAGTTCACGGACCTGCAGAAAAATGCCCTGATGCGCCGGAACGTCCGCGACGAGGAGGGGCTGCGCTTCATCCAGCCCGAACGCGACCGTTTCGATGCCAGCCGCTGGACACACCCCGCGCAGTGGTACAGCTACCTCGACCTGCGCCATCTCCAGGCCGAATACTACCTTGCCAAGCTCGACCGCGTCTCCATGGCCCACGGCATCGAGTCCCGCACCCCCATGCTCGATCACCGCCTGGCAGAGACGGTCTTCGGTACGTCGGCGGCACTCAAGATCGGCAACGGCCGTCCGAAAGCGCTGCTGAAGCAGATCATGCAGCCCTACCTCGGCGACGCGATACTGAATCGCAAAAAGAAGGGGTTTGCCTCGCCTTATATGGAGTACCTGCACGCCTCGGGGAAGATCGACCTCATCACCGAGGTCAACGAGCAGACGGGGCTGTTCAAAAAAGAGATGCTGGCGCGCTACATCGACGCGGCTGTAAAGCGGGGGCGCTTCAAGCAGCAGGTGTGGAGCCTCTTCGTGCTCTCACACTGGATGAAAAAGCACCTGCTGTAG
- a CDS encoding transcriptional regulator has product MRFALLVAIVEQSLEEEAIDIAKANGAGGVTSLTGKGTGLNEKKTFFGLTYERPESVLLFILEKRTSVKVMKALKNELHLETENKGIVMSVPIEHLAGIASNQIEAFANRLKEEKEV; this is encoded by the coding sequence ATGAGGTTTGCATTATTGGTAGCGATCGTGGAACAGTCGCTGGAAGAGGAGGCGATCGATATCGCCAAGGCCAACGGAGCCGGCGGGGTGACGAGCCTGACCGGCAAAGGGACGGGGCTGAACGAGAAGAAGACCTTTTTCGGCCTGACGTATGAGCGCCCGGAGAGCGTGCTGCTCTTCATCCTTGAGAAACGGACCTCCGTGAAAGTGATGAAGGCGCTCAAGAACGAACTGCATCTTGAAACCGAGAACAAGGGGATCGTCATGTCGGTGCCCATCGAACATCTCGCGGGGATCGCCAGCAACCAGATCGAAGCATTTGCCAACAGACTCAAAGAGGAGAAAGAGGTATGA